A single window of Gossypium hirsutum isolate 1008001.06 chromosome A10, Gossypium_hirsutum_v2.1, whole genome shotgun sequence DNA harbors:
- the LOC107895706 gene encoding uncharacterized protein, translated as MDFRGSWEEYLPLAEFAYNNSYQSSIQRALYEALYGRKCHTPLCWTELGERRVLSPELVSETDDKVHLIRDRLKAASDRQKSYTDLKRKDIEYSVGDMVFLKRVGLVTYQLELPLELDRIHDVFHVSMLRHYRSDPTHIVPVEEIRPDLTFEEEPMQILDCDVKVLRRKSIPLVKVLWRNHSTEEATWELEDSMRQQYPHLF; from the exons AtggattttcgaggtagttgggaggagtatttGCCCTTggcagagttcgcttacaacaacagttatcagtctagtatacagAGGGCACtgtatgaggcactttatggccGTAAGTGTCAcactcctttgtgttggactgagttgggtgagcgacgtgtTCTGAGTCCAGAGTTGGTTTCAGAGACTGATGATAAGGTTCACTTGATTCGAGATCGACTGAAAgcggcttctgatagacagaagtcctataCAGATTTGAAAAGGAAGGACATCGAGTACTCTGTGGGGGACAtggtttttcttaag CGAGTGGGACTAGTCACatatcagttagagctacctctagagttggatcgTATACATGACGTATTCCATGTCTCGATGTTAAGACACTACCGCTCTGACCCTACGCACATTGTTCCTGTAGAGGAGATTAGACCGGATCTGACGTTCGAGGAGGAGCCTATGCAGATTCTAGATTGTGACGTTAAGGTCTTACGTAGAAAGTCTATTCCCTTGGTGAAGGTGCTATggcggaatcatagcactgaggaggctacttgggagctagAGGATTCGATGCGACAGCAGTATCCTCAccttttctga